In Deinococcus maricopensis DSM 21211, one genomic interval encodes:
- a CDS encoding bifunctional 5,10-methylenetetrahydrofolate dehydrogenase/5,10-methenyltetrahydrofolate cyclohydrolase: MSEHAHTARRLEGKALARDVTARVRADLRGLGAAPHLVAVIASGDPATRVYVESKARTAEKLGVRFTLRDLGAGITQADLHAELHRLSDDADVQGVVLELPLAPGLDADRAMLHLAPEKDVEGLTPANLALVAAGREPEALLPPTPRSVRFLLREALDLDGARIAIIGPGRTVGRPLTWMLNNRGATVTLCNERTRDLPAVLAGQDAVVIAVGRAGLLKASMLQAHQVVVDAGINVTDAGVVGDAEPGIAEVVRALTPVPGGVGPLTSALMFQNLVRAVKLQRGEPVD; encoded by the coding sequence ATGAGCGAACACGCGCACACGGCACGGCGGCTGGAAGGCAAGGCGCTCGCGCGGGACGTCACCGCCCGCGTCCGCGCGGACCTGCGGGGTCTGGGCGCCGCGCCGCACCTCGTGGCCGTCATCGCGTCCGGCGACCCGGCCACGCGCGTGTACGTCGAGAGCAAGGCCCGCACGGCCGAGAAGCTCGGGGTGCGCTTCACCCTCCGCGACCTGGGCGCGGGCATCACGCAGGCGGACCTGCACGCGGAACTGCACCGCCTGTCGGACGACGCGGACGTGCAGGGCGTCGTGCTGGAACTGCCGCTCGCGCCGGGCCTCGACGCGGACCGCGCCATGCTGCACCTCGCGCCGGAAAAGGACGTGGAGGGCCTCACGCCCGCGAACCTCGCGCTCGTCGCGGCAGGCCGTGAACCCGAAGCGCTGCTGCCGCCCACGCCGCGCAGCGTCCGCTTCCTGCTCCGCGAGGCTCTTGACCTTGACGGCGCGCGCATCGCGATCATCGGGCCGGGCCGGACGGTCGGACGACCCCTCACGTGGATGCTGAACAACCGCGGCGCGACCGTCACGCTCTGCAACGAGCGCACGCGCGACCTCCCGGCGGTGCTGGCCGGTCAGGACGCCGTCGTGATCGCCGTGGGCCGCGCGGGCCTGCTGAAGGCCAGCATGCTGCAGGCGCATCAGGTGGTCGTGGACGCCGGCATCAACGTCACGGACGCCGGCGTGGTCGGTGACGCCGAACCGGGCATCGCGGAGGTCGTGCGCGCCCTCACGCCGGTGCCGGGTGGTGTCGGGCCGCTCACGAGCGCGCTGATGTTCCAGAACCTCGTGCGCGCCGTGAAACTCCAGCGCGGCGAACCCGTCGACTAA
- a CDS encoding amino acid ABC transporter ATP-binding protein, with product MTAQNIITAENVQKHYGQFHALKGVNMTVRQGEVVVIIGPSGSGKSTFIRTLNALEPHDGGNITIDGIELKRGSNLDAIRREVGMVFQSFNLFPHLTVLQNITLAPMRVRKQNAATAEKKALELLDRVGIREQADKYPAQLSGGQQQRVAIARALAMEPKIMLFDEPTSALDPEMIKEVLDVMKELARSGMTMLCVTHEMGFAREVADRVVFFDAGNIVEDTTPEQFYNNPQHERAKAFLSKILGH from the coding sequence ATGACCGCCCAGAACATCATCACTGCGGAAAACGTCCAGAAGCACTACGGGCAGTTCCACGCCCTCAAAGGCGTCAACATGACCGTCCGTCAGGGCGAAGTCGTCGTCATCATCGGCCCGAGCGGCAGCGGCAAAAGCACCTTCATCCGCACCCTCAACGCCCTCGAACCGCACGACGGCGGCAACATCACCATCGACGGCATCGAACTCAAACGCGGCAGCAACCTCGACGCCATCCGCCGCGAGGTCGGCATGGTGTTCCAGAGCTTCAACCTCTTCCCGCACCTCACCGTCCTCCAGAACATCACCCTCGCCCCCATGCGCGTCCGCAAGCAGAACGCGGCCACCGCCGAGAAAAAAGCCCTCGAGCTCCTCGACCGCGTCGGCATCCGCGAACAGGCCGACAAGTACCCGGCGCAGCTGAGCGGCGGGCAGCAGCAGCGCGTCGCCATCGCCCGCGCGCTCGCCATGGAACCCAAAATCATGCTGTTCGACGAGCCCACCAGCGCCCTCGACCCGGAAATGATCAAGGAAGTGCTCGACGTCATGAAGGAACTCGCGCGCAGCGGCATGACCATGCTGTGCGTCACGCACGAGATGGGCTTCGCCCGCGAAGTCGCCGACCGCGTCGTCTTCTTCGACGCCGGCAACATCGTCGAGGACACCACCCCCGAGCAGTTCTACAACAACCCCCAGCACGAACGCGCCAAAGCGTTCCTTAGCAAGATCCTCGGCCACTAA